A genome region from Euphorbia lathyris chromosome 4, ddEupLath1.1, whole genome shotgun sequence includes the following:
- the LOC136227941 gene encoding NADPH-dependent pterin aldehyde reductase: MTITTAPLNIINRTAAATAGMGSGGKKVMITGVSRGLGRALALELAKRGHTVIGCSRTQEKLNSLQSELSSDQHLLLNADMRSNNGVEELAKIVMEKKGVPDIIVNNAGTINRNNKIWEVPVEEFDAVIDTNVKGIANVLRHFIPLMLPNKRGIIVNMSSGWGRSGAALVAPYCASKWAVEGLSRSVAKEVPDGIAVVALNPGVIHTEMLESCFGTSASSYQAPDAWASKAATLILNLTGADNGASLTV, encoded by the exons ATGACGATAACAACGGCGCcgttaaatataattaacagaACAGCAGCGGCGACCGCTGGGATGGGTTCCGGCGGGAAGAAAGTAATGATAACGGGAGTAAGCAGAGGCCTAGGCAGAGCCCTAGCTCTAGAATTAGCCAAGAGAGGCCACACCGTTATCGGCTGCTCTCGTACTCAAGAAAAGCTTAATTCCCTCCAATCCGAACTCTCCTCCGACCAACACCTCCTTCTCAACGCCGACATG AGGTCTAACAATGGCGTGGAAGAGCTTGCTAAAATTGTAATGGAGAAGAAAGGGGTTCCAGATATCATAG TGAATAATGCGGGCACCATAAACAGGAATAATAAGATTTGGGAGGTACCAGTTGAAGAGTTTGATGCTGTGATTGATACCAATGTGAAAGGGATAGCAAATGTTCTGCGTCATTTCATTCCTTTAATGCTACCTAATAAGCGAGGAATTATTGTTAACATGTCTTCTGGTTGGGGAAGATCCGGTGCTGCTCTG GTTGCACCTTATTGTGCATCTAAATGGGCTGTTGAGGGTTTGAGTAGATCGGTTGCGAAGGAGGTGCCTGATGGGATAGCAGTTGTTGCTCTTAATCCGGGAGTAATACACACTGAAATGCTTGAATCCTGCTTTGGCACTTCAGCTTCAAGTTACCAAGCACCTGATGCATG